A single genomic interval of Hemiscyllium ocellatum isolate sHemOce1 chromosome 44, sHemOce1.pat.X.cur, whole genome shotgun sequence harbors:
- the LOC132835284 gene encoding lysophosphatidic acid receptor 6, producing the protein MGDVNGSCPNPKQWTDHLYVAVFSFIFLLGLLFNSLALVFFFHFTKIRSQTTVYMKNLACADLLLVASLPVRILYYVDRRTLPPLLCELTGLVFLVNMYGSIFFLTCISLDRCVAICFPMKSRVNSLRGQAKWISAGVWLLVVGASIPPYLLIRKPSNATDECQLCFHQKPSYVTNPATVVPTLLVGYGIPLSTILVCSLALLRGVRRSSAARMEYVDWRKIRNMVAANVIIFVICFLPYHTVLLLYVAAPGQERALGASYRATISVACLNAIFDPLAYYFATETFQKSVGMKALRNALTSNTDSADCNNRSLSPPRAKPVAGTRKGRT; encoded by the coding sequence ATGGGGGACGTGAACGGGAGCTGCCCGAATCCCAAGCAGTGGACGGACCATCTCTATGTGGCCGTGTTCAGCTTCATCTTCCTGCTCGGCCTGCTGTTCAACAGCCTGGCTCTGGTCTTCTTCTTCCATTTCACGAAGATCCGCTCGCAGACCACCGTCTACATGAAGAACCTGGCGTGCGCTGACCTGCTGCTGGTGGCGTCGCTGCCCGTGCGCATCCTGTACTACGTGGACCGGCGGACCCTGCCCCCACTCCTGTGTGAGCTGACCGGGCTGGTCTTTCTGGTGAACATGTACGGCAGCATCTTCTTCCTCACCTGCATCAGCCTGGACCGCTGCGTGGCCATCTGCTTCCCCATGAAGTCACGGGTGAACTCGTTGCGCGGCCAGGCCAAGTGGATCAGCGCCGGGGTCTGGCTCTTGGTGGTGGGTGCCAGCATCCCACCCTACCTGCTGATCCGAAAGCCCAGCAACGCCACTGACGAGTGCCAGCTCTGCTTCCACCAGAAGCCCAGCTACGTCACCAACCCAGCCACAGTGGTGCCCACCCTCCTGGTCGGCTACGGCATCCCGCTGTCCACCATCTTGGTCTGCTCTCTGGCCCTCCTGAGAGGGGTCCGCCGCAGCTCTGCCGCCCGCATGGAGTACGTGGACTGGCGCAAGATCCGCAACATGGTGGCAGCCAACGTTATCATCTTTGTGATCTGCTTCCTGCCGTACCACACGGTGCTCCTGCTCTACGTGGCCGCGCCCGGCCAGGAGAGGGCACTGGGGGCCTCCTACCGCGCCACCATTTCCGTGGCCTGCCTCAACGCCATCTTCGACCCCCTGGCCTATTACTTCGCCACGGAAACCTTCCAGAAGAGCGTGGGCATGAAGGCCTTGAGGAACGCGCTGACGTCCAACACGGACAGCGCCGACTGCAACAACCGCTCACTGTCGCCCCCGCGGGCGAAGCCGGTCGCTGGCACCCGGAAAGGAAGGACTTGA